AAATCTCTTTGATGGAGCCACTCGAGGATGGTCTTATCTTGCGAGAATTGATGCAGATGGGATTTTTCGTGTGTATTCGTATGATTTGAAACAGAAAGGAAATTGGTCTATTGAATGGTCATCTTCAGAGGATAGATGTGTCCCTAAAGGTGCATGTGGAGTTAATAGCTACTGTGTTACTATGGGGGCAAGAGCCGACTGTCCATGTCTTCCTGGATTCGAATATGTCAACCCGGGAGATCAGACTTTAGGTTGTGAGAGCAATTCCTCTGTTGTAGATGTTTGCAAATTGAAGAATTCGAACTGCAGCTATGCCATCCTAGAACTGGGCAGCACAACATGGGAGAATGAGCCGTATATGCAACTGTCATCTTCAGGTAAAGAAGATTGCAAACAGGCTTGTTTGGATGATTTGAACTGTCAGGCTGCAATCTTTGATGGTTCAACATGCATAAAGCAGAGGCCTCCTTTGAGATATGGAAGACGAGATATGAGTACTCCGAATATACTTTTCATCAAGGAGGTAGTGATGTCTTCTGTACCTCCAGCACCTGATGCAGTTGTTCCCAAAGGAAGCAGGAAAGATGATAAAAAATTATTCTTGATTATTGGCGTGTCATTTACTGCTTTGGGGTCCATTTTATTGGTGATTTCTGTAATTTTATTATGGAAACACAATGTCTGGGCATATAAAAGAATGAATGAGCTTAATGGTGATGCTGAGTGGAATGAAGATGGCGCTCCGCGGCCATATGCTTATGAAGAGCTAGTGAAGATGACTAATAACTTCAATGAAGAGGTTGGTAGAGGAGCCTCAGGAACTGTCTACAAAGGGGCGATCGCAAATAGCCAAAAGCTAGTTGCTGTCAAGAGACTTGAGAAAGTTGCAACTGGTGAAGGCGACAAAGAATTCCAGAATGAAATGAGAGTCATTGGCAGAACCCATCACCGGAATTTAGTCCATTTACATGGGTATTGTCTTGACGGACCAAAGAAGCTTTTGGTGTATGAGTACATGAGCAATGGTTcacttgcagatatactctTCACATCTGAGGGTAAACCAAATTGGGAAGAAAGAATGGGAATCGCTCGCAACATAGCACGAGGTTTCCTTTACCTCCATGAAGAGTGTGATAAACAGATCATCCACTGTGACATAAAGCCTCAAAACATATTGATGGATGAGTATATGTGCCCCAAAATTGCCGACTTTGGTTTGGCAAAACTGCTTCAGCAAGACCAGACTAGAACCACTACCGGCATCAGAGGAACGAAAGGGTATGTTGCACCTGAGTGGCATAGGAAAATGCCTATAACAGTTAAAGCAGATGTTTATAGCTTTGGAATTGTGCTATTGGAGATTGTATGCTGTCGGAGGAATGTGGACTTAAGTCTTCCTCATGATGAAGCTATCTTGGATGATCTGGTTTACCATTATTTTGAGAGTGGTCAGCTTGAAAAATTGGTTGGAGATGAAGAGATAAACATAAGGCAGTTGGAAAGGGTGGTTAGAGTGGCAATATGGTGCATCCAGGATGAGCCGTCACTCCGGCCATCTATGAAAAAGGTTCTGCTTATGTTGGAAGGGACTGTAGATATCCCAGTTCCTCCTAGTCCAGTTTCATTTCTCAGTACTATCTAGATTCTCAACAGTTGTGAGCTCATCAGTTGATCGATCTGGTAAAACTAGTTCTTAGATTGGAGTGTTTCAAACTTCATTCTCTGTATGTACGTCCTTGTGTTATCATAATTGTTTATGCTACTTCGTAAATTTCTTTATAGGAAAGCTTTCTAAGGTATGAGCTACTTTCTAATAACTTGATAAGTAATAACTCAGGCCTCAAGAAATCTGTAATTTCTTCAGAACTGCagaatactttttttttttgagaatgaaACTGCAGAAGACTTTGAGACAGTTGTTACACGAATGAGTCTATGATGACCGGGTCCACTGAGTCTGGTCTGTCCTTCGAATCCAAAATCATATTCAAAGTTTGAAAGAGAGAATAAGATGGGACTATCTGTGTCAATCTAAAGATATCAACGACTTTTACTTCCATCACTTTCAATTGCACCGTGTTTGTGTGAAAGTTGGTCTGGActtttgttaaaattctttTTGTGTACTACTTGTGTAGACTTGGCATGGCTCAGCTAAATTTATCTCTCATAGGGAAACAATCAGGCAATGCCCCAAATGAGACTATTTCATACCATAAAACGTTGTTGTGCGTTGCATTATTGTCTAgttgtgttaagaatgcaaTATATGTCGATCTCTAATGCAGCGGCAAAATGTGATCACCAGATGTCAAGGGAACATTTTGTGATCTATGGTGCATAAGATTGGTATGAGACATAGCTGCAGCCACTTTGAGATTATGCACAAAAGCAGTTGTCTTACAATGAATAATGACAAGTGGATTATTTCAATTATTACTAAGCAACATGCGAGGCCGATCAATTGGTTTCTTGATTACATCAGTACTTAAGGATCACATACAATTTAGATGCTATTAAGGAAAGAACTTGGATTTGGAGGGATTGGTATGTCGACAGTCCCTTCCAACATAAGAAGAACTTTCTTCATAGAAGGACGAAGCGATGGCTCATCCTGCATGCACCAAAGTGCCACTTTAATCACCCTTTCAAATTGCCTTACGTTTATCTCTTCATCCCTAATCAATTTGCTAAGCTCGCCACTCTCGAAGTAATGGTAGACTAATTCATCCAAGATAGCCTCCTCCTGAGGAAGACTCCAGTCCACATTCCTTCGACAACATACAATCTCCAGCAGCACAATTCCAAAGCTATAAACATCTGCTTTAACTGTTATAGGCATTTTCCTATGCCACTCAGGTGCAACATACCCTTTTGTTCCTCTGATGCCGGTAGTGGTTCTGGTCTGGTCTTGCTGAAGCAGCTTTGCCAAACCGAAGTCGGCGATTTTGGGGCACATGTACTCATCCATCAGTATGTTTTGAGGCTTTATGTCACAGTGGATGATCTGTGTATCACAGTCTTCATGCAGATAAAGTAACCCTCGTGCTATGTTGCGAGCAATTCCCATTCTTTCTTCCCAATAAAGTTTCCTCTTAGGTGTGAagagtatatctgcaagtgATCCATTCCTCATGTACTCATACACCAAAAGCTTCTTTGGTCCATCATGGCAATACCCAAGTAAACGCACTAAACTCCGGTGATGAGTTCTGCCAATTACTTTCATCTCAGTCTGgaattctttttctccttcagCTGCAACATTCTCTAGTTTCTTCACGGCAACTAGCTTGTGGCTACATAACATCACCCCTTTATAAACTGTTGCAGAAGCTCCTCTACCAACCTCCTCCTTGAAATTATCAGTCATCTTCTCTAGCTGCTCATAAGCATATGGTCGCGGAGCCACTTCATCCTCATTCCATTCAACATCACCATTGAGCTGATTCATCATTTTATAACCCCAAACTTTAGGTTTCCAGAATGCAAACACAGAGATCACCAACAAACTGGTCCCAAAAGCAGTTAATAGGACTCCAAGAATAAGGACTGCAACTAGACCttttctcttgtttttgtCCTTGAGGAAATTATCTGCAGCTGGAGGTTTAGAAATGCCAACCTTGATGAAAGCTGAGTCTGAAGTGTCTAACCGTCTTCTTCCATAACTCAAGGGAAGCCTCTGCATTCTGCAGCTTCCCCCTACGAAAAGTGCGGCCTCACAGTTGCAATCCTCCAAGCAGGCCTTGTTGCATTCTTCTTTGTCTGATAAAGACAGAGTCATGTATGCAAAGTTATCCCATCTTGTGCTGGGAAGTTCTTGCATGATGTATGTAAAGCTTTCATTCACGGAATTGCAAACATCCGCAACCGTATTCCTCCCACAGCCTGAGGTCTGATCCCCCAGGGTGGTAGGCTCAAATCCTGGAAGGCATTTGCATTCAGCTTTTAGATCCATTGTGACACAGTAACTGTTAAATCCGCATACACCTAAAGGGTTACACTTATCTAATGTTGATTGCCACTCAACTGACCAGTTTCCATTCTGCTTCAAACTATAGGAATACAAGCGAAAAATTCCATCTATATCAAGTCTCATGAGATAAGATTTGCTCTGATCAGTAGTAATACCTCCATTCGTAATATTGAATATAGTGACGGTGTTATTCACCAAGTAGAGATGGCCATCAGCATCCAAGTTCAGAGTCACATTGTTTCCACTTCCATCCGTGCCAGTTGCGTAGTAAGGATCTGATGTAGCTACCGGGTACTGAACAAGGTTACCATCTTTTTGCATAATGAGACGGAAAATGCCAGTTGAGCTATTAGTCTCAGATTTAGCTGAGTAAAGCTGTGACCCTGCTCTCAAAGTTTGTCCCGGCAAAAGCGTATCAGTTGGATTATCGAAACTTTGCCATACTATTTCCTGATCAGAGTTGTATAGTACAAAGTTACCAGAATCAAGCATTGAAGCAGAGAAAACTGCCTGAGTAGTACTTGCCACCATTGGTTGCCCTTGTGTCGGTTTCAAAGAGAGCCCGTCTGCTGTCAAGAGCAATGTTGCATTGTCCGAGACCAAGGGGTCATCACGATTTGCGGTCCAGACTACAATCTTTTCAGGGATTCCAACAAGTACTATCCCCACAGC
This genomic interval from Argentina anserina chromosome 1, drPotAnse1.1, whole genome shotgun sequence contains the following:
- the LOC126798038 gene encoding G-type lectin S-receptor-like serine/threonine-protein kinase LECRK3, which translates into the protein MAFILCYLLAFAFFNYAEAQQLQSNISLGSALTPTTNSSWASRSGMYAFGFYKQGNGFAVGIVVAGIPERTVVWTANRDGGLVSDNASLLFTSAGIALRSTQGQSLVIGENNVSSASMMDSGNFVLYNASGAIVWQSFRYPTDTLLPTQPLLAGKELLSAKSETNHSSGIFRLAMQVDGNLVQYPVDTGNDSPYSARYAYYASYTDRSGTNVSLNLGVNGRLYLLNDTGGILKNLFDGATRGWSYLARIDADGIFRVYSYDLKQKGNWSIEWSSSEDRCVPKGACGVNSYCVTMGARADCPCLPGFEYVNPGDQTLGCESNSSVVDVCKLKNSNCSYAILELGSTTWENEPYMQLSSSGKEDCKQACLDDLNCQAAIFDGSTCIKQRPPLRYGRRDMSTPNILFIKEVVMSSVPPAPDAVVPKGSRKDDKKLFLIIGVSFTALGSILLVISVILLWKHNVWAYKRMNELNGDAEWNEDGAPRPYAYEELVKMTNNFNEEVGRGASGTVYKGAIANSQKLVAVKRLEKVATGEGDKEFQNEMRVIGRTHHRNLVHLHGYCLDGPKKLLVYEYMSNGSLADILFTSEGKPNWEERMGIARNIARGFLYLHEECDKQIIHCDIKPQNILMDEYMCPKIADFGLAKLLQQDQTRTTTGIRGTKGYVAPEWHRKMPITVKADVYSFGIVLLEIVCCRRNVDLSLPHDEAILDDLVYHYFESGQLEKLVGDEEINIRQLERVVRVAIWCIQDEPSLRPSMKKVLLMLEGTVDIPVPPSPVSFLSTI
- the LOC126798046 gene encoding G-type lectin S-receptor-like serine/threonine-protein kinase LECRK3 isoform X1, yielding MAFLAACLLAFAVFFNAQARLVPSNISRGSSLTPHSNSSWLSSSGVYAFGFYKQGNGYAVGIVLVGIPEKIVVWTANRDDPLVSDNATLLLTADGLSLKPTQGQPMVASTTQAVFSASMLDSGNFVLYNSDQEIVWQSFDNPTDTLLPGQTLRAGSQLYSAKSETNSSTGIFRLIMQKDGNLVQYPVATSDPYYATGTDGSGNNVTLNLDADGHLYLVNNTVTIFNITNGGITTDQSKSYLMRLDIDGIFRLYSYSLKQNGNWSVEWQSTLDKCNPLGVCGFNSYCVTMDLKAECKCLPGFEPTTLGDQTSGCGRNTVADVCNSVNESFTYIMQELPSTRWDNFAYMTLSLSDKEECNKACLEDCNCEAALFVGGSCRMQRLPLSYGRRRLDTSDSAFIKVGISKPPAADNFLKDKNKRKGLVAVLILGVLLTAFGTSLLVISVFAFWKPKVWGYKMMNQLNGDVEWNEDEVAPRPYAYEQLEKMTDNFKEEVGRGASATVYKGVMLCSHKLVAVKKLENVAAEGEKEFQTEMKVIGRTHHRSLVRLLGYCHDGPKKLLVYEYMRNGSLADILFTPKRKLYWEERMGIARNIARGLLYLHEDCDTQIIHCDIKPQNILMDEYMCPKIADFGLAKLLQQDQTRTTTGIRGTKGYVAPEWHRKMPITVKADVYSFGIVLLEIVCCRRNVDWSLPQEEAILDELVYHYFESGELSKLIRDEEINVRQFERVIKVALWCMQDEPSLRPSMKKVLLMLEGTVDIPIPPNPSSFLNSI
- the LOC126798046 gene encoding G-type lectin S-receptor-like serine/threonine-protein kinase LECRK3 isoform X2 encodes the protein MAFLAACLLAFAVFFNAQARLVPSNISRGSSLTPHSNSSWLSSSGVYAFGFYKQGNGYAVGIVLVGIPEKIVVWTANRDDPLVSDNATLLLTADGLSLKPTQGQPMVASTTQAVFSASMLDSGSQLYSAKSETNSSTGIFRLIMQKDGNLVQYPVATSDPYYATGTDGSGNNVTLNLDADGHLYLVNNTVTIFNITNGGITTDQSKSYLMRLDIDGIFRLYSYSLKQNGNWSVEWQSTLDKCNPLGVCGFNSYCVTMDLKAECKCLPGFEPTTLGDQTSGCGRNTVADVCNSVNESFTYIMQELPSTRWDNFAYMTLSLSDKEECNKACLEDCNCEAALFVGGSCRMQRLPLSYGRRRLDTSDSAFIKVGISKPPAADNFLKDKNKRKGLVAVLILGVLLTAFGTSLLVISVFAFWKPKVWGYKMMNQLNGDVEWNEDEVAPRPYAYEQLEKMTDNFKEEVGRGASATVYKGVMLCSHKLVAVKKLENVAAEGEKEFQTEMKVIGRTHHRSLVRLLGYCHDGPKKLLVYEYMRNGSLADILFTPKRKLYWEERMGIARNIARGLLYLHEDCDTQIIHCDIKPQNILMDEYMCPKIADFGLAKLLQQDQTRTTTGIRGTKGYVAPEWHRKMPITVKADVYSFGIVLLEIVCCRRNVDWSLPQEEAILDELVYHYFESGELSKLIRDEEINVRQFERVIKVALWCMQDEPSLRPSMKKVLLMLEGTVDIPIPPNPSSFLNSI